The Listeria welshimeri serovar 6b str. SLCC5334 genome has a window encoding:
- a CDS encoding nitronate monooxygenase, whose protein sequence is MSITNLLNIKYPIIQGAMAQIAKAPLVAAVSNAGGLGIIASGGMTAEMLREEIKKTKALTDKPFGVNLMLMMTNIAELTEVIIKEKVGIVTTGAGTPKTFMPIWKEAGIIVIPVVPSVMIAKRMEKMGADAVIAEGTEAGGHVGETTTMALLPQIVDAVTIPVIGAGGIADGRGIVAALALGAKGVQIGTRFLATDECPVHPDFKAAVIKASDRDTMVTGRKTGAPVRSIKNKMIKEYIRLEEENADRDTLEELTLGSLRKAVQEGDTENGSVMAGQIAGLITEIKPCKAVMEEMMTEAKAVIAGLQL, encoded by the coding sequence ATGTCCATTACGAATTTATTAAATATTAAATATCCCATTATCCAAGGGGCCATGGCGCAAATTGCCAAAGCTCCACTTGTTGCGGCTGTATCTAATGCAGGTGGTTTAGGAATTATCGCTTCTGGCGGAATGACTGCTGAAATGCTACGTGAGGAAATTAAAAAAACAAAAGCACTGACTGACAAACCTTTTGGTGTTAACTTAATGTTAATGATGACTAATATTGCAGAATTAACCGAAGTAATTATTAAAGAAAAAGTAGGCATTGTTACAACTGGAGCGGGGACGCCAAAAACGTTCATGCCAATTTGGAAAGAAGCTGGCATTATTGTGATTCCAGTAGTCCCTTCAGTTATGATTGCTAAACGCATGGAAAAAATGGGTGCAGATGCAGTGATTGCAGAAGGAACAGAAGCAGGCGGACATGTTGGTGAAACAACTACGATGGCGCTTTTACCTCAAATTGTCGATGCAGTAACAATCCCAGTCATTGGCGCAGGAGGAATTGCAGATGGCCGTGGAATTGTTGCAGCACTAGCTCTAGGTGCAAAAGGAGTCCAAATCGGCACACGCTTCTTAGCAACTGATGAATGTCCGGTACATCCAGATTTTAAAGCCGCAGTAATTAAAGCTTCCGACCGCGACACAATGGTTACCGGCCGAAAAACAGGCGCCCCAGTTCGCTCAATTAAAAATAAAATGATTAAAGAATATATCCGCTTAGAAGAAGAAAATGCCGATCGTGATACTTTAGAAGAACTAACTTTAGGCTCTTTACGAAAAGCAGTTCAAGAAGGAGATACAGAAAACGGTTCTGTAATGGCTGGTCAAATCGCTGGCTTAATTACAGAAATCAAACCTTGTAAAGCTGTTATGGAAGAGATGATGACAGAAGCGAAAGCGGTTATAGCTGGGTTGCAATTGTAA
- a CDS encoding VOC family protein, which translates to MSFAVPYLVFNGEGQEALTFYADVFQADITNVQRFKQMNNFDGDAIFGERLMHSRLAKNGEEFIYITDAPYDGFTIGNRVTILINFASENDINYAYETLSSSGKVEMELQVAFWGSTYAQVTDQFGVFWQLNFE; encoded by the coding sequence ATGTCGTTCGCAGTGCCATATTTAGTTTTTAATGGTGAAGGTCAAGAAGCTCTAACGTTTTATGCAGATGTTTTTCAGGCCGATATTACTAACGTCCAGCGCTTTAAACAAATGAATAATTTTGATGGTGATGCTATTTTTGGTGAACGGTTGATGCATAGTCGCTTAGCTAAAAATGGGGAAGAATTTATTTATATTACTGATGCACCGTATGATGGATTTACAATTGGCAATCGTGTGACTATCCTGATTAATTTTGCATCTGAAAATGATATTAACTATGCTTATGAAACTTTAAGTTCTAGTGGAAAAGTGGAAATGGAACTTCAAGTAGCATTCTGGGGATCGACTTATGCGCAAGTCACGGATCAGTTCGGCGTGTTTTGGCAACTGAATTTTGAGTGA
- a CDS encoding cation-translocating P-type ATPase — protein sequence MLWVKESVEQLLSKLHTNLDTGLTKEQVKQKHTEFGTNEFEEGKKETLLQKIGHHLIEITTIVLLFAAAISAYLAITTGYGWAKVVVILGIVVLNMVLGIYQENSAEKALAALQSMNAHLTTVVRDGVRMQVDAAELVPGDIIEIVAGDMIPADARIISSSSLQVEESALTGESVPVEKDANAVVSEKAPIGDRLNMLYSGCLVTNGRATAVVVEIGMETEMGKIAGLLNSTSKLMTPLQLRLKELAKRLSIVALLAGILIFIIDVYVYGETIIETLMIAISLAVAAVPETLPVIVTLTLAYGVQNMVRKNTIIRRIPAVETIGNTSVICSDKTGTLTQNKMIIQQIWAANHTPVKATTGFESAEQKVLEMLSLASNATIDITDGEETIIGDPTESAIIRLLEEKGTNKKALEAKYPRVFELPFDSDRKLMTTIHQVEDGFLSITKGAFDRIPVNFSPEFLKEAEQVHDSFAEKALRVLVVAYKKYAEMPTDLSSEALETDLTFAGMVGMIDPPRPESKAAVLAAKKAGIKTVMITGDHIVTASAIAKEIGILTDEDKAITGAELAEMSEEDLEKNIRDYAVYARVSPEDKIRIVKAWQKNGEIVTMTGDGVNDAPALKAADVGSAMGITGTDVSKNAADMVITDDNFATIVDAVKEGRTAYENIRKTIYFLLSTNFSQIFIMLIAIILGWGAPVVAVQLLLINVVSDGIPGFFLSREKADDSIMERKPIPKNAGIFANGLGKKMATQAVVFTVVTLAGFYIGQFVTINQSIGASYEVGMTMAFVILAWSSVAHIFNVRSDKSIFTIGFLSNRGLFFSAICSMLIILGLAIIPPLANMFFLVEMSLTHWIVAFILSMFPLLFVEIQKLIQRKKA from the coding sequence ATGCTTTGGGTAAAAGAGTCAGTCGAGCAACTTCTCAGCAAACTACACACAAATTTAGACACAGGGTTAACAAAAGAACAGGTTAAACAAAAACATACAGAGTTTGGAACGAATGAGTTTGAAGAAGGAAAGAAAGAAACACTTCTTCAAAAAATTGGTCACCATTTGATAGAAATCACAACGATTGTTTTACTTTTTGCAGCGGCAATTTCTGCTTATTTAGCCATTACAACTGGATATGGTTGGGCGAAAGTGGTTGTTATTTTAGGAATCGTAGTGTTAAATATGGTGCTAGGGATTTACCAGGAAAACAGTGCCGAGAAAGCACTCGCGGCTCTTCAAAGTATGAATGCACATTTAACGACAGTTGTTCGTGATGGGGTTCGGATGCAAGTAGATGCAGCAGAATTAGTGCCTGGAGATATTATTGAGATAGTTGCAGGCGATATGATTCCAGCAGATGCGCGTATTATTTCTAGCAGTAGTTTGCAAGTCGAGGAATCGGCACTTACAGGCGAAAGTGTTCCAGTTGAAAAAGATGCAAACGCGGTTGTTTCGGAAAAAGCACCGATTGGCGATAGGTTGAATATGCTTTACTCGGGCTGTCTTGTAACAAATGGTCGCGCTACAGCAGTTGTTGTAGAGATTGGAATGGAAACGGAGATGGGGAAAATTGCTGGGCTTTTAAACAGCACCTCTAAACTAATGACACCATTACAGCTGCGCCTAAAAGAATTAGCTAAACGACTTAGTATTGTAGCACTTTTAGCAGGTATTTTAATTTTTATCATTGATGTTTATGTGTATGGTGAAACGATTATTGAAACATTGATGATTGCGATTTCTCTCGCTGTAGCAGCGGTTCCTGAGACGTTACCGGTAATTGTAACATTAACACTTGCTTATGGGGTTCAAAATATGGTTCGTAAAAATACGATTATCCGCCGAATTCCTGCAGTAGAAACAATCGGAAATACTTCGGTTATTTGTTCAGATAAAACAGGAACATTAACACAAAATAAAATGATTATCCAACAAATTTGGGCAGCAAATCATACGCCAGTGAAAGCAACGACGGGGTTTGAGTCTGCAGAACAAAAAGTGTTAGAAATGCTTAGTCTTGCTAGTAACGCGACAATTGATATAACAGATGGCGAGGAAACCATTATTGGCGACCCAACCGAAAGCGCAATTATTCGTTTGCTAGAAGAAAAAGGAACAAATAAAAAAGCATTAGAAGCTAAATATCCTCGCGTGTTTGAACTTCCTTTTGACTCAGATAGAAAGCTCATGACGACGATTCATCAAGTAGAAGACGGATTTCTTTCTATTACAAAAGGTGCTTTTGACCGCATTCCAGTAAATTTTTCACCAGAGTTTTTAAAAGAGGCAGAGCAAGTGCATGATAGTTTTGCAGAAAAGGCATTACGGGTGTTAGTTGTTGCCTATAAAAAATATGCAGAAATGCCGACGGATTTGTCTAGTGAGGCACTTGAGACGGATTTAACTTTTGCGGGCATGGTGGGGATGATTGATCCTCCAAGGCCAGAAAGTAAAGCTGCTGTGTTAGCGGCGAAAAAAGCGGGTATTAAGACTGTAATGATTACTGGTGACCATATTGTAACGGCATCGGCAATCGCAAAAGAAATTGGAATTTTAACAGATGAGGATAAGGCAATTACTGGAGCAGAACTTGCCGAAATGTCAGAAGAAGATTTAGAGAAAAACATTAGAGATTATGCGGTATATGCTCGCGTTAGTCCAGAAGATAAAATTAGAATTGTCAAAGCTTGGCAGAAAAATGGTGAGATTGTTACGATGACAGGAGACGGTGTGAATGATGCACCGGCCTTAAAAGCAGCAGATGTAGGCTCAGCGATGGGAATCACAGGAACAGATGTATCTAAAAATGCTGCAGATATGGTTATAACAGATGATAATTTTGCAACGATTGTAGATGCTGTCAAAGAAGGACGTACAGCCTATGAGAATATTCGCAAAACGATTTACTTTTTATTAAGTACTAACTTTTCACAAATATTTATTATGCTGATTGCGATTATTCTTGGTTGGGGTGCTCCGGTTGTCGCTGTTCAGTTGCTATTAATTAACGTGGTATCTGACGGAATTCCGGGCTTCTTCCTGAGTCGTGAAAAAGCTGATGATTCAATTATGGAGCGGAAGCCAATTCCGAAAAATGCTGGTATTTTTGCCAATGGACTTGGTAAGAAAATGGCAACACAAGCTGTTGTTTTCACTGTTGTCACGTTAGCTGGATTTTATATTGGCCAGTTTGTAACGATAAATCAGTCGATTGGTGCAAGTTATGAAGTAGGTATGACAATGGCATTTGTAATTCTAGCTTGGTCATCAGTCGCACACATTTTCAACGTACGAAGCGATAAGTCGATTTTCACTATTGGATTTTTATCAAACCGTGGCTTATTCTTTAGCGCGATTTGTTCGATGTTGATTATTCTAGGACTTGCGATTATTCCACCGCTTGCAAACATGTTCTTCTTAGTAGAGATGAGTTTAACACACTGGATTGTGGCATTTATTCTCTCGATGTTCCCACTCCTATTCGTGGAAATTCAAAAGCTTATTCAGCGAAAAAAAGCATAA
- a CDS encoding GNAT family N-acetyltransferase: protein MIRQAKKSDAPKIAPLLLVIWKDMELPILEVETEEAITNALVEAIQTEDYRYSYRHLHVFEKDGDIAGVLAGYPGKIEPDIDHAWNAIAKKHGITYDAPIFVDKETFPGEWYLDSIVTNEKYRGHGVGTALLAKLTEIAAKDGEKVVGLNCDKGNPHAKRLYERLGFHVTGEITLSGHNYEHMQK, encoded by the coding sequence TTGATTCGACAAGCCAAAAAATCAGACGCGCCTAAAATTGCGCCACTGTTACTCGTAATATGGAAAGATATGGAATTACCAATTTTAGAAGTAGAAACAGAAGAAGCGATTACTAATGCGTTAGTAGAAGCGATTCAAACAGAAGATTATCGATATAGCTACAGACATCTTCATGTGTTTGAAAAAGATGGCGATATTGCCGGTGTTTTAGCTGGCTATCCAGGGAAGATCGAACCTGATATCGACCATGCTTGGAACGCGATTGCGAAAAAACATGGGATTACTTACGATGCACCAATTTTTGTTGATAAAGAAACATTTCCGGGTGAATGGTATTTAGATTCTATTGTCACAAACGAAAAATATCGCGGCCACGGGGTTGGAACAGCTTTACTGGCTAAATTAACAGAAATTGCTGCCAAAGATGGCGAAAAAGTAGTTGGTTTAAATTGTGACAAAGGAAACCCACATGCAAAACGTTTATATGAACGATTAGGATTTCACGTGACTGGGGAAATCACGCTTAGTGGTCACAACTACGAACACATGCAAAAATAA
- a CDS encoding EGFR-like transmembrane domain-containing protein, whose translation MKKIIFTIMLSLILVLAGCADVTNTVKVDKKGEATISFDVDISTVAGIFASGYSNELEAKLKEAGFTVDKKSNTSYHIEKRLDKNETTKSNMKPEDYGVKITNTKSFFTQKIKVDADIDIEKIWKKEVADVAFPKEVLSQIDYTFILDLPVSTIGDNNAKSVDGGKLTWDVPLDKKSEMYFEVTVPNVKNIAIVGGILVIAIIGLVIYLIRKHRKKKK comes from the coding sequence ATGAAAAAAATAATTTTCACTATAATGCTTAGTTTGATATTAGTTCTTGCAGGTTGCGCGGATGTCACTAACACCGTGAAAGTAGATAAAAAAGGGGAAGCAACGATCTCGTTCGATGTCGATATTTCGACTGTCGCTGGAATTTTTGCATCAGGCTATTCAAATGAACTGGAAGCAAAACTAAAAGAAGCTGGATTTACAGTAGATAAAAAATCAAATACAAGCTATCATATCGAAAAGAGACTAGATAAAAATGAAACGACAAAAAGCAATATGAAACCAGAAGATTATGGTGTGAAAATTACGAATACCAAAAGTTTCTTCACACAGAAAATCAAAGTGGATGCAGATATTGACATCGAAAAAATTTGGAAAAAAGAAGTGGCGGATGTCGCATTTCCAAAAGAAGTACTAAGTCAGATTGATTATACGTTTATCTTAGATTTGCCGGTTTCGACAATTGGAGATAATAATGCCAAAAGCGTTGATGGTGGAAAGCTAACTTGGGATGTGCCACTTGATAAAAAATCTGAAATGTATTTTGAAGTCACTGTGCCGAACGTGAAAAATATTGCGATTGTTGGTGGAATCTTAGTTATAGCAATCATTGGTTTGGTTATTTATCTTATTAGAAAACACCGGAAAAAGAAAAAATGA
- a CDS encoding MerR family transcriptional regulator, with protein sequence MHQTIKEASAHTGLSAYTIRYYEREGLIPFLARDKNNNRIFDNDALHWLELLTCLRVTGMPLAKQKEIVELTKCGDKTVTERIAVLKEHQADMYRRQAELDRAFKKIEKKLACYEELEQEVNKRVNQLS encoded by the coding sequence GTGCACCAAACTATCAAAGAAGCTTCCGCGCATACGGGTTTAAGCGCCTATACAATTCGTTATTATGAACGAGAAGGGTTAATTCCTTTTCTAGCGCGTGACAAAAATAATAATCGGATTTTTGATAATGATGCTTTGCACTGGCTCGAATTGCTCACTTGTTTACGCGTCACTGGCATGCCCCTAGCTAAACAAAAGGAAATTGTAGAACTAACGAAATGCGGGGACAAAACGGTAACAGAACGTATTGCGGTACTTAAAGAACATCAAGCAGACATGTATCGTCGGCAAGCAGAGTTAGATCGAGCATTTAAGAAAATCGAGAAAAAATTAGCTTGTTATGAAGAGTTAGAGCAAGAAGTAAACAAAAGAGTGAATCAGCTTAGCTAA
- a CDS encoding aldo/keto reductase, producing the protein MNLKDTVKLANGVEMPRLGFGVWKVKDGDEAVNSVKWAIEAGYISIDTAAAYKNEEGVGQAIKESGVKREDLFVTTKLWNAEQGYESTLAAFDESLRKLELDYVDLYLIHWPVEGKFKDTWRAFEKLYKDKRVRAIGVCNFHEHHLKELMEDAEIAPMVNQIELHPQLTQEPLRKFCAENNIVVEAWSPLGNGKLLANPEIKAIADAHGKSVAQVILRWDLQIGVVTIPKSVHQERIIQNADIFDFELTEEEVAKISGLNKDERTGPDPDNFNF; encoded by the coding sequence TTGAACTTAAAAGATACAGTAAAACTTGCAAATGGTGTTGAAATGCCCCGTTTAGGATTTGGCGTATGGAAAGTGAAAGACGGCGACGAAGCAGTAAATTCTGTTAAATGGGCAATCGAAGCTGGTTATATTAGCATTGATACAGCAGCTGCATACAAAAATGAAGAAGGCGTTGGTCAAGCTATTAAAGAGTCCGGCGTTAAAAGAGAAGACTTGTTTGTAACAACGAAACTTTGGAATGCAGAACAAGGTTATGAATCCACATTAGCTGCATTTGATGAAAGTTTACGTAAATTAGAACTTGATTATGTAGACTTATATTTGATTCACTGGCCAGTAGAAGGTAAATTCAAAGACACTTGGCGCGCTTTTGAAAAATTATATAAAGATAAACGCGTTCGCGCAATTGGCGTTTGTAACTTCCACGAACATCATTTAAAAGAATTAATGGAAGATGCAGAAATCGCTCCAATGGTTAACCAAATTGAATTACATCCACAATTAACACAAGAACCATTACGTAAATTCTGTGCGGAAAACAATATTGTAGTGGAAGCTTGGTCCCCACTTGGTAACGGTAAACTTCTTGCTAACCCTGAAATTAAAGCAATTGCTGATGCACATGGTAAATCAGTTGCACAAGTTATTCTTCGTTGGGACTTACAAATTGGTGTCGTAACGATTCCAAAATCGGTCCACCAAGAACGTATTATCCAAAACGCGGATATTTTCGATTTCGAATTAACAGAAGAAGAAGTAGCAAAAATCAGCGGATTAAATAAAGACGAAAGAACTGGCCCAGATCCAGATAATTTCAATTTCTAA
- a CDS encoding winged helix DNA-binding domain-containing protein encodes MEPKKIIENRFFNQKLAESAWVASPEEVVFHFGAMQSQNYSQSLWAVGSRLITPSELAVKKAIDNGEIIRTWLLRGTIHLFSARDYHWMMDLIAPTIDKICRPHRKKLGLTEEILSKASEVVETFVAKEVVTRKELANHLAENNLPNAGIPFAQLLVYLSSRKIICSGPNETFRNIELIPKQTHIFTREEAVQELAKRYLQSHAPATLKDFCFWSGLTVTDAKMALANFTKEDEFYLNELTKNVISTRQIPLAGFDEWIIGYKDRSIVLSEAWQDEIITKNGIFRPAIISDGQVVGKWEKPKKQIELQGEYWDRYIQFRNML; translated from the coding sequence ATGGAACCTAAAAAAATTATTGAAAACCGCTTTTTTAATCAAAAATTAGCAGAATCAGCATGGGTAGCTTCCCCCGAAGAAGTGGTATTTCATTTTGGCGCAATGCAGTCTCAAAATTACTCGCAATCGTTGTGGGCTGTTGGGAGTAGGTTAATTACCCCAAGCGAGCTAGCTGTTAAAAAAGCAATTGATAATGGTGAAATTATCCGAACGTGGCTTTTACGAGGAACGATTCACCTTTTTTCTGCACGTGATTATCACTGGATGATGGATTTAATTGCACCTACCATAGATAAAATTTGTAGACCACACCGAAAAAAATTAGGTTTAACAGAAGAAATTCTTAGTAAAGCTTCTGAAGTTGTAGAAACCTTCGTTGCAAAAGAAGTAGTGACTAGAAAAGAGTTAGCAAACCATTTAGCTGAAAACAATTTACCAAATGCAGGTATCCCGTTTGCGCAATTATTGGTTTATTTAAGCTCACGGAAAATTATTTGTTCAGGACCAAATGAAACTTTTAGAAATATAGAGCTTATACCTAAACAAACGCATATTTTTACGAGAGAAGAAGCTGTACAAGAATTAGCTAAGCGCTATCTTCAAAGTCATGCACCAGCCACTTTAAAAGACTTTTGCTTTTGGTCTGGTTTAACTGTGACTGATGCAAAAATGGCTTTGGCTAACTTTACTAAAGAAGATGAATTCTATTTAAATGAATTGACTAAAAATGTCATTTCCACTCGTCAAATCCCTCTTGCGGGTTTTGACGAGTGGATTATCGGATACAAGGATCGCTCTATTGTTTTGTCTGAAGCGTGGCAGGATGAAATCATTACTAAAAATGGTATTTTTCGACCAGCGATTATTTCAGATGGTCAAGTTGTGGGTAAATGGGAAAAACCTAAAAAACAAATAGAACTACAAGGAGAATACTGGGATCGTTACATCCAGTTTCGGAATATGCTATAG
- a CDS encoding hydroxymethylglutaryl-CoA reductase, degradative, which yields MQSFDKFYKKTLEERQVILAEYANLNEEEQAFLASTGALSFDKANHMIENTVGIYSLPLGLGMNMLLNDKKYIVPMAMEEPSVVAAQSSGAKLIAQNGGITSTATDRKMIGQIELITVPDVEAAEEKVIANREKLIAIANNAHPSLLKRGGGAVDLQVRTTKTASGETLFIIHLLVDTQEAMGANMVNTMVETLAPELEILTGGVANMRILSNLVDDATATATCRLSPESLSTKTQSGEWVRDRIIAAYEFADADIYRAATHNKGIMNGIDAVIMAFGNDWRAVEAASHAYTARTGSYKPMSKWSKDADGYLIGELTLPMPVAFVGGSIAIHPIATLSKKIARVESAKELAMLVCAVGLTQNLAALKALVTEGIQRGHMSLQAKSLAMTAGAEANEIEQVAQFLQETKQLNVMAAKKYIAELRTK from the coding sequence ATGCAATCTTTTGATAAATTTTATAAAAAAACACTAGAAGAACGTCAAGTAATTTTGGCAGAATATGCTAATCTAAATGAGGAGGAACAAGCCTTTTTAGCTTCTACGGGGGCACTTTCGTTTGATAAAGCAAACCATATGATTGAAAATACAGTCGGAATTTATTCGCTTCCTTTAGGCTTAGGGATGAATATGCTTTTAAATGATAAAAAATATATCGTACCAATGGCGATGGAAGAGCCTTCTGTTGTTGCTGCTCAAAGTTCAGGCGCTAAACTAATCGCTCAAAATGGCGGAATTACAAGTACTGCAACTGACAGAAAAATGATTGGACAAATCGAACTAATTACCGTGCCAGATGTGGAAGCTGCAGAAGAAAAAGTCATTGCTAATCGAGAGAAACTTATTGCCATTGCCAATAATGCCCATCCATCTTTACTAAAACGAGGCGGGGGAGCTGTAGACTTACAAGTACGTACTACCAAAACCGCGAGTGGTGAAACTTTATTTATCATTCATTTACTTGTAGATACGCAAGAAGCAATGGGCGCCAACATGGTAAACACAATGGTCGAAACATTAGCCCCGGAGCTAGAAATACTGACTGGCGGGGTAGCAAATATGCGAATATTATCCAATTTGGTAGATGATGCGACTGCCACAGCCACCTGCCGCTTGTCCCCTGAAAGCTTATCGACAAAAACGCAAAGTGGCGAATGGGTACGTGATCGAATTATTGCAGCTTATGAATTTGCAGATGCAGATATTTACCGTGCAGCAACTCATAACAAAGGAATTATGAATGGGATAGATGCCGTAATTATGGCTTTTGGAAATGATTGGCGTGCAGTGGAAGCAGCAAGCCATGCCTATACTGCCCGGACAGGAAGCTATAAGCCCATGTCTAAATGGTCAAAAGATGCGGATGGGTACTTGATTGGGGAATTAACTTTACCGATGCCAGTTGCCTTTGTTGGCGGTTCTATAGCGATTCATCCAATTGCCACTCTCTCAAAAAAAATCGCGCGAGTAGAATCAGCGAAAGAACTGGCTATGTTGGTATGCGCAGTGGGCTTAACGCAAAATTTAGCCGCTTTAAAGGCGCTCGTTACGGAAGGCATCCAGCGTGGACATATGTCACTACAAGCAAAATCTCTCGCAATGACAGCGGGTGCAGAAGCAAATGAAATCGAACAAGTTGCCCAATTTTTACAAGAAACGAAACAATTGAATGTGATGGCAGCTAAGAAATATATTGCTGAATTACGAACAAAATAA